In Halogeometricum sp. S1BR25-6, a single genomic region encodes these proteins:
- a CDS encoding thermonuclease family protein — protein sequence MSRLATLVVALLLVTAGCTAAGTQSASSDGDIVRSNESVDSTAADSTRGEAAASTLSATATDAESATVPATDAGEESANADDTETTTEAQSSDDSDDESASADDDAPESDASASDSSTSDSDTSDDASSADDNPSAAASSDADTDGSASDGETADDDGAATTSSASALEAQTEPEPQTEWNVTVTTVADGDSLLVEFPDGRLEKVDLVGVDAPDGDYSEDDFEGMATEDGGEAWLDDWGGKATGFVSDEIGGRDVRIYVDSVADRRDDSGTLQVYVDDGDTATLNADLIERGYAEVADYSFSKKEAFEQEEENAYQGHNGLWRFNEPDPLADLPDSDEEETATETETETETEPEPKTEWTVTVTMAADGDSLLVEFPDGRLEKVDLVGVDAPDGDYTEDDYLGMATEEGGEAWLNDWGGRATSFVASEVEGREVRIYVDSVADRRDDSGTLQVYVDDGDTATLNADLIERGYAEVAEYQFSKKTEFEQEEENAYQGHNGLWRFYEPDPLADLPDSDEETSAEMVTETESETQTESVTATETETEVESATETETMTETATETAVETESDETATATAAESTPAETEAPANASASA from the coding sequence ATGTCCCGGCTGGCAACACTCGTGGTCGCCCTCCTCCTCGTCACGGCGGGCTGCACCGCTGCGGGTACGCAATCGGCATCCTCCGACGGCGATATCGTGAGGAGCAACGAATCGGTAGACAGTACGGCGGCCGACTCGACGCGCGGGGAGGCCGCCGCCTCGACCCTCTCCGCGACAGCGACGGACGCCGAGTCCGCGACCGTCCCCGCGACGGACGCGGGCGAGGAGTCGGCGAACGCCGACGACACGGAGACGACTACAGAGGCGCAGTCGAGCGACGACTCGGACGACGAATCCGCGTCGGCTGACGACGACGCGCCCGAGTCCGACGCTTCCGCCTCCGACTCCTCCACGTCGGACTCCGACACCTCCGACGACGCGTCAAGCGCGGACGATAACCCGTCAGCCGCCGCCTCCTCGGACGCCGATACGGACGGCAGCGCGTCCGACGGTGAGACGGCCGACGACGACGGAGCGGCGACGACGTCGTCCGCAAGCGCTCTCGAAGCGCAGACTGAACCCGAACCGCAGACCGAGTGGAACGTGACGGTCACGACGGTCGCCGACGGCGACAGTCTGCTCGTGGAGTTCCCCGACGGTCGCTTGGAGAAAGTAGACCTCGTCGGCGTCGACGCCCCCGACGGTGACTACTCGGAGGACGACTTCGAGGGGATGGCGACGGAAGACGGCGGCGAGGCTTGGCTCGACGACTGGGGCGGCAAGGCGACCGGCTTCGTAAGCGACGAAATCGGCGGGCGAGACGTGCGGATCTACGTCGACTCGGTCGCCGACCGCCGCGACGACTCCGGCACCCTCCAAGTGTACGTTGACGACGGCGACACCGCCACCCTCAACGCCGACCTGATAGAGCGCGGTTACGCCGAAGTCGCCGACTACTCGTTCTCGAAGAAAGAGGCGTTCGAGCAGGAAGAGGAGAACGCCTACCAGGGCCACAACGGCCTCTGGCGCTTCAACGAACCCGACCCGCTCGCCGACCTCCCCGACTCGGACGAGGAGGAAACGGCGACTGAGACCGAGACGGAGACTGAAACCGAACCCGAACCGAAGACCGAATGGACCGTGACGGTCACGATGGCCGCCGACGGCGACAGTCTGCTCGTGGAGTTCCCCGACGGTCGCTTGGAGAAAGTTGACCTCGTTGGCGTCGACGCCCCCGACGGTGACTACACCGAGGACGACTACCTCGGCATGGCGACCGAAGAGGGCGGCGAAGCCTGGCTCAACGACTGGGGCGGCAGGGCGACCAGTTTCGTCGCTAGCGAGGTTGAAGGCCGAGAGGTGCGAATCTACGTGGACTCCGTCGCGGACCGCCGCGACGACTCCGGCACGCTTCAGGTGTACGTCGACGACGGCGACACCGCCACCCTCAACGCCGACCTGATAGAGCGCGGTTACGCGGAGGTCGCGGAGTATCAGTTCTCGAAGAAGACGGAATTCGAGCAGGAAGAGGAGAACGCCTACCAGGGCCACAACGGCCTCTGGCGCTTCTACGAACCCGACCCGCTCGCCGACCTCCCCGACTCGGACGAAGAGACGAGCGCGGAGATGGTGACGGAGACAGAGAGCGAGACGCAGACCGAATCAGTGACCGCGACCGAGACGGAAACCGAAGTCGAATCGGCCACCGAAACCGAAACTATGACCGAGACCGCGACTGAGACGGCGGTTGAGACCGAGAGCGACGAGACGGCGACCGCGACCGCCGCTGAGTCGACCCCGGCCGAGACCGAGGCACCGGCGAACGCGAGCGCGAGCGCCTGA
- a CDS encoding L-lactate MFS transporter — protein MSRTTADKNRWLIALSAVAIHLSIGSIYAYSIYQIPLNESQGWGTSSVTLAFSIAIFVLGITAAFLGKYVEEYGPRLAGLSAAVLYGLGMVGSGVSVLIGSLPLFLATFGVVGGMGLGLGYISPIGTLVEWFPDRRGMATGLAVMGFGAGALLTGPLGNFLIQSTDVATTFFVLGVLYFVLMSLGASYLAKPPEGWLPEGMEDEENAHEKAKSALSGLDNLTAVEARTTPRFWMVWLIVFINVSAGIMLLAFASPMLQQVGGATATTAAFITGYIGIFNGGGRIFWSTLSDYIGRTTTYGAFMVIQIVAFFVMPAITAVWTLAAVMFLVITCYGGGFACLPAYLSDLFGTEEVSAIHGYALTAWGVAGVAGPQLASFVLEATGNYTSALYVMNGALVVGLVTVLVLRWRIGRVQSSNRTSETAASD, from the coding sequence ATGTCTCGAACGACGGCGGACAAAAACCGATGGCTCATCGCCCTCTCGGCGGTGGCGATTCACCTGTCCATCGGGAGCATCTACGCGTACAGTATCTATCAGATACCGTTGAACGAGTCGCAGGGGTGGGGAACGTCGAGCGTCACGCTCGCGTTCTCCATCGCCATCTTCGTGCTCGGCATTACGGCCGCCTTCCTCGGCAAGTACGTCGAGGAGTACGGACCGCGGCTGGCCGGGTTATCCGCGGCCGTCCTGTACGGTCTCGGGATGGTCGGGTCGGGCGTCAGCGTCCTCATCGGGAGCCTCCCGCTGTTTCTCGCCACGTTCGGCGTCGTCGGCGGGATGGGACTCGGACTCGGCTACATCTCCCCCATCGGAACGCTCGTCGAGTGGTTCCCCGACCGACGCGGGATGGCGACGGGCCTCGCGGTCATGGGCTTCGGCGCCGGCGCCCTCCTGACGGGGCCGCTCGGTAACTTCCTCATTCAGAGCACCGACGTCGCGACGACGTTCTTCGTCCTCGGCGTGCTGTACTTCGTCCTGATGTCGCTCGGCGCGAGTTACCTCGCGAAGCCGCCGGAGGGGTGGCTCCCCGAGGGGATGGAGGACGAGGAGAACGCCCACGAGAAGGCCAAGAGCGCGCTCTCGGGGCTCGACAACCTCACCGCCGTGGAGGCGCGGACGACGCCGCGCTTCTGGATGGTGTGGCTCATCGTCTTCATCAACGTCTCCGCGGGCATCATGCTGCTCGCGTTCGCCTCGCCCATGCTCCAGCAGGTCGGCGGCGCGACGGCGACGACGGCGGCGTTCATCACCGGCTACATCGGCATCTTCAACGGCGGCGGTCGCATCTTCTGGTCGACGCTCTCGGATTACATCGGCCGGACGACCACGTACGGGGCGTTCATGGTCATCCAGATAGTCGCCTTCTTCGTGATGCCGGCGATAACGGCCGTCTGGACGCTCGCGGCGGTCATGTTCCTCGTCATCACCTGCTACGGCGGCGGGTTCGCCTGCCTCCCGGCGTACCTCAGCGACCTCTTCGGCACCGAGGAGGTCAGCGCCATCCACGGCTACGCCCTCACGGCGTGGGGCGTCGCCGGCGTCGCCGGCCCGCAACTCGCCTCGTTCGTCCTCGAAGCGACGGGCAACTACACCAGCGCACTGTACGTCATGAACGGCGCCCTCGTCGTCGGGTTAGTCACGGTCCTCGTTCTCCGCTGGCGCATCGGACGCGTCCAGTCGTCGAATCGGACGAGCGAGACGGCCGCGAGCGACTGA
- a CDS encoding ZIP family metal transporter has product MASVEQTFVDIVGTNPVMQGLAGGVVIAGMNLLGAVLVLVWRNPTERALDGSLGVAAGVMLSASFTSLLLPGIEFASDSSYRPFAVGGFEFAGIVPVLVGFVLGVALLDQAEHWVRYVSPLVSGRLSERAETDGGIKRAEEMARDADSRVLGVLLFTVAITLHNMPEGLAVGVGFGSGDVSNAIALMLAIGIQNIPEGLAVSVAAVNAGMGRRYYAAVAGIRAGAVEIPLALLGAWAVVVAAPVLPYAMGFAAGGMLYVIGDEIIPETHMHGHERLATLGMMAGAIIMLTLDVVLG; this is encoded by the coding sequence GTGGCGTCCGTAGAACAGACGTTCGTCGATATCGTCGGAACGAATCCCGTGATGCAGGGTCTCGCGGGCGGCGTCGTCATCGCCGGGATGAACCTGCTCGGGGCGGTGTTGGTGCTGGTGTGGCGGAATCCGACCGAACGCGCGCTGGACGGGTCGTTGGGCGTCGCCGCGGGCGTGATGCTGTCGGCGAGTTTCACGAGTCTGCTCTTGCCCGGCATCGAGTTCGCCTCCGACTCCTCCTATCGGCCCTTCGCCGTCGGAGGGTTCGAGTTCGCCGGCATCGTTCCGGTGCTCGTCGGGTTCGTCCTCGGCGTCGCCCTCCTCGACCAGGCCGAACACTGGGTTCGGTACGTCAGCCCCCTCGTCAGCGGACGGTTGTCAGAACGGGCGGAGACGGACGGCGGGATAAAGCGGGCCGAGGAGATGGCGCGGGACGCCGACTCGCGCGTCCTCGGCGTCCTCCTGTTCACCGTCGCCATCACGCTCCACAACATGCCCGAGGGACTGGCCGTCGGCGTCGGATTCGGGTCGGGCGACGTGAGCAACGCTATCGCTCTCATGCTCGCTATCGGCATCCAGAACATCCCCGAGGGGTTGGCCGTCTCCGTGGCCGCCGTCAACGCCGGGATGGGTCGGCGCTACTACGCCGCCGTCGCCGGCATCCGCGCGGGCGCCGTTGAGATTCCGCTGGCGCTCCTCGGCGCGTGGGCCGTCGTCGTCGCCGCCCCCGTCCTCCCGTATGCGATGGGGTTCGCCGCCGGCGGGATGCTGTACGTCATCGGCGACGAGATAATCCCCGAGACGCACATGCACGGCCACGAGCGACTCGCGACGCTCGGAATGATGGCCGGCGCCATCATCATGCTGACGCTGGACGTGGTGCTCGGATAG
- a CDS encoding multicopper oxidase domain-containing protein gives MKGEIGAPGDGISRRQFLAATGSTGVAAAAGCLTSSTPTVTKVNPAGAAAQVAGDLPTTGRPEVVGLEERNNHVTLKAVNAVHHVHPGETMNGPITLPVVWAWQADDGTPSVPGPILRITEGQEFSVTLDNTGMDMPHTFHVHGLRKTWENDGVPTTTGVTVEPGQKHTYDFTANVAGTHLYHCHYQTPRHMDMGMYGVLRVEPEGYERADKEYYMTVKEWDTRLSRQYGGEDAVYDITARQMDTFTVNGKSAPATFHPETGSPLIVDPGDTVRIHWVNGGFQAHPMHLHNHRFRVVEKDGSPIPEAMQIEQDVVNVAPAERYTVEFEADADPGIYLVHCHKVDHVRNGSSYPGGMLTAIVYTPVMDTDLFKQVMAYAGYEA, from the coding sequence ATGAAGGGTGAAATCGGTGCTCCCGGGGACGGAATCTCGCGACGACAGTTCCTCGCGGCGACGGGGTCGACAGGCGTGGCCGCCGCGGCCGGGTGTCTGACCAGTTCGACGCCGACGGTCACGAAAGTGAACCCGGCGGGCGCGGCGGCGCAGGTCGCAGGCGACCTGCCGACGACCGGCCGGCCGGAAGTGGTCGGCCTCGAAGAGCGAAACAACCACGTGACGCTGAAGGCGGTGAACGCGGTGCACCACGTGCACCCGGGCGAGACGATGAACGGTCCCATCACGCTCCCCGTCGTGTGGGCGTGGCAGGCCGACGACGGCACGCCGTCGGTGCCGGGGCCCATCCTCCGCATCACGGAGGGGCAGGAGTTCAGCGTCACACTCGACAACACGGGGATGGACATGCCGCACACGTTCCACGTCCACGGCCTGCGGAAGACGTGGGAGAACGACGGCGTGCCGACGACGACGGGCGTCACCGTCGAACCCGGCCAGAAGCACACCTACGACTTTACGGCCAACGTGGCCGGCACGCACCTGTACCACTGCCACTACCAGACGCCGCGGCACATGGACATGGGGATGTACGGCGTCCTGCGGGTCGAACCCGAGGGGTACGAGCGCGCTGACAAAGAGTACTACATGACCGTCAAGGAGTGGGATACCCGCCTCTCGCGGCAGTACGGCGGCGAGGACGCCGTCTACGACATCACCGCCCGGCAGATGGACACGTTCACCGTCAACGGGAAGTCGGCGCCGGCGACGTTCCACCCGGAGACGGGGTCGCCCCTCATCGTCGACCCCGGCGACACGGTCCGCATCCACTGGGTGAACGGCGGCTTCCAGGCGCACCCGATGCACCTGCACAACCACCGCTTCCGCGTCGTCGAGAAGGACGGGTCACCCATCCCCGAGGCGATGCAGATAGAACAGGACGTGGTGAACGTCGCGCCCGCGGAGCGCTACACCGTCGAGTTCGAGGCGGACGCCGACCCCGGCATCTACCTCGTCCACTGCCACAAGGTGGACCACGTCCGCAACGGGTCGTCGTATCCGGGCGGGATGCTCACGGCCATCGTCTACACGCCCGTCATGGACACCGACCTGTTCAAGCAGGTGATGGCGTACGCGGGGTACGAGGCGTAA
- a CDS encoding DUF7551 domain-containing protein, producing MTATLARLRALGLVGDYSRLSAPATDEAQTVVADVSGYALSPQSGRLPVLPVVLELSRRRPDRPPSALRVTEADGGWRVAFAFSATDEPAGLTCAPIRPAGETR from the coding sequence GTGACGGCGACGCTCGCCCGCCTCCGCGCGTTGGGTCTCGTCGGCGACTACAGCCGTCTGTCGGCACCCGCGACGGACGAGGCGCAGACCGTGGTGGCGGACGTCTCCGGCTACGCGCTCTCGCCGCAGAGCGGCCGACTCCCCGTGCTCCCGGTCGTCCTCGAACTCTCGCGCCGCCGACCCGACCGCCCGCCCTCGGCACTCCGGGTGACCGAGGCGGACGGGGGGTGGCGAGTCGCGTTCGCGTTCTCCGCGACGGACGAACCGGCGGGGCTGACGTGCGCCCCGATTCGACCGGCGGGCGAGACCCGATGA
- a CDS encoding amphi-Trp domain-containing protein: MSDDPESDSERTVIRSGRDFEQEFRLDAQEAGEFLVALGEQLRDGDELTLSTDEWELPFAFGEPVELEIDFEGVGEPELEIELELPGRTDETAPNVD; this comes from the coding sequence ATGAGCGACGACCCCGAGTCAGACTCCGAACGGACCGTCATCCGTTCGGGACGCGACTTCGAACAGGAGTTCCGCCTCGACGCGCAGGAGGCGGGCGAGTTCCTCGTCGCCCTCGGCGAGCAACTCCGCGACGGCGACGAACTCACTCTCTCGACCGACGAGTGGGAGCTTCCCTTCGCGTTCGGCGAACCCGTCGAACTGGAGATAGACTTCGAGGGCGTCGGCGAACCGGAGCTCGAAATCGAACTCGAACTTCCGGGCCGGACCGACGAGACGGCCCCGAACGTCGACTGA
- a CDS encoding DUF7551 domain-containing protein codes for MVGTTLVEIREHLEALADDEGEFALVCGRTGERPAPVAGERFETRAVARNAARAAEQYRTALRRYDPHLPFYDLVVCQGVGARGRGRTDAVTGERAHPDSTDSARAADAAASDAVRSRRVEFCHGVAAAVFETLSEAGYGAVETAVMDAYLELAERVPDPDDLCLCLLESMATELDGRLSAAEQADVLARAADRLASAAVGPKRVKRPLRRSGTRHATEPARR; via the coding sequence ATGGTGGGAACGACGCTGGTCGAGATACGCGAACACCTCGAAGCGCTGGCGGACGACGAGGGGGAGTTCGCCCTCGTCTGCGGGCGCACCGGCGAGCGGCCTGCTCCGGTCGCAGGCGAGCGGTTCGAGACGCGCGCCGTCGCGCGGAACGCCGCGCGGGCGGCCGAGCAGTACCGCACGGCGCTCCGCCGCTACGACCCGCACCTGCCGTTCTACGACCTCGTGGTGTGCCAGGGCGTCGGCGCGCGCGGCCGCGGCCGGACCGACGCCGTGACCGGCGAGCGAGCGCATCCTGATTCCACAGACTCCGCGAGAGCGGCCGATGCGGCCGCGTCAGACGCCGTTCGGTCGCGGCGCGTCGAGTTCTGTCACGGCGTCGCCGCGGCGGTGTTCGAGACGCTCTCCGAGGCCGGTTACGGCGCCGTCGAGACGGCCGTGATGGACGCCTATCTGGAACTCGCGGAGCGCGTCCCCGACCCCGACGACCTCTGTCTGTGCCTCCTGGAGAGCATGGCGACGGAACTCGACGGGCGACTCTCGGCCGCCGAGCAGGCGGACGTGCTCGCGCGCGCCGCCGACCGACTCGCCTCGGCGGCGGTCGGACCGAAGCGGGTGAAGCGCCCCCTCCGACGGAGTGGAACGAGGCATGCGACGGAACCGGCGCGTCGGTGA
- a CDS encoding ABC transporter ATP-binding protein, translated as MLELTGLRKSYAGFEFGPADLAVDSEVLCVLGPSGSGKTTLLSVVAGILSPDAGRVSLDGRRLDGLPPERRRTGIVFQDGALFPHMTARENVAYAADGDDSVEELADLLEIRDALDRKPAALSGGERQRVALARTLAADPDALLLDEPLSSLDAPIRNRLRDELHDLFDSLDVPVVYVTHDQRTATALGDRIAVLRDGTVEQVGTPADVLDRPRSEFVARFTGTDNLFDATVTGRADGGDGSDAGDEVRLRVGDLRLRAAAPPGAPAEGDVVACVRPSRVRLRPTASVGGEPDDGNDPDEEGNVLRGTVRRWLNEGDGYRVVLDVRDAPVSLTARATPHRFERAGIRDGAAVAAVVPAAAIHLIR; from the coding sequence ATGCTGGAACTGACCGGACTGCGGAAGTCCTACGCCGGGTTCGAGTTCGGGCCGGCGGACCTCGCCGTCGACTCGGAGGTGCTCTGCGTGCTCGGCCCCTCCGGGAGCGGGAAGACGACGCTGCTCTCCGTAGTCGCGGGCATCCTCTCGCCCGACGCCGGCCGCGTCTCGCTCGACGGGAGACGACTCGACGGGCTGCCGCCGGAGCGGCGCCGCACGGGAATCGTGTTTCAGGACGGCGCGCTGTTCCCCCACATGACCGCCCGCGAGAACGTCGCCTACGCGGCGGACGGCGACGATTCCGTCGAGGAACTCGCGGACCTCTTGGAGATACGCGACGCGCTGGACCGCAAGCCGGCGGCGCTCTCCGGCGGGGAGCGACAGCGCGTCGCCCTCGCCCGCACCCTCGCCGCCGACCCGGACGCTCTCCTCCTCGACGAACCGCTGTCGAGCCTCGACGCGCCCATCCGCAACCGCCTCCGCGACGAACTCCACGACCTGTTCGACTCGCTCGACGTTCCCGTCGTCTACGTCACGCACGACCAGCGCACGGCGACGGCGCTCGGCGACCGCATCGCCGTCCTCCGCGACGGGACCGTCGAACAGGTGGGGACGCCCGCGGACGTGCTCGACCGGCCGCGGAGCGAGTTCGTCGCCCGGTTCACCGGTACCGACAACCTGTTCGACGCGACGGTGACGGGCCGGGCGGACGGCGGGGACGGGAGCGACGCCGGCGACGAGGTCCGTCTCCGCGTCGGTGACCTCCGACTCCGGGCGGCGGCCCCGCCCGGCGCGCCGGCCGAGGGGGACGTCGTCGCCTGCGTTCGCCCCTCGCGCGTTCGACTCCGGCCGACGGCCTCGGTCGGCGGGGAACCCGACGACGGAAACGACCCCGACGAGGAGGGGAACGTGCTTCGGGGGACCGTCCGTCGATGGCTGAACGAGGGCGACGGCTACCGGGTCGTCCTCGACGTCCGCGACGCCCCCGTCTCGCTGACGGCGCGTGCGACGCCGCACCGCTTCGAGCGAGCGGGGATACGAGACGGCGCCGCCGTGGCGGCCGTCGTCCCGGCGGCGGCGATTCACCTGATCCGGTGA
- a CDS encoding molybdate ABC transporter permease subunit, which produces MFPTPSRTDAAGRFDRLSVALLLGAVLLCYYLVPLLSLLVAQSPAAVLRRLSDPAVVSAASTSLAASTVSAAVATVFGLPLAYWLARADGRAATLVTAVVVLPLVLPPIVSGMVLLTVVGPGTFLGDLGASAGVPLTRSLAGVVLAQTFVASPFVVVTAKSAFEGVDRSLEHASRSLGKSRLSTVRRVTLPLAWPGVVAGITLAFARSMGEFGATIMLAYYPRTMPVQIWVSFSTLGLENAFPVAVVLLGVAVATLVALNALGTNPLE; this is translated from the coding sequence ATGTTCCCGACGCCGTCGCGGACTGACGCCGCCGGCCGGTTCGACCGGCTGTCAGTCGCCCTGCTGCTCGGCGCGGTGCTTTTGTGCTACTATCTCGTCCCCCTGCTGTCGCTCCTGGTCGCCCAGTCGCCCGCGGCCGTCCTCCGCCGCCTGTCCGACCCCGCCGTCGTCTCCGCCGCGAGCACGTCGCTCGCCGCCTCGACGGTCAGCGCGGCCGTCGCCACGGTGTTCGGCCTGCCCCTCGCCTACTGGCTGGCGCGCGCGGACGGACGCGCCGCGACGCTCGTCACCGCCGTCGTCGTCCTTCCCCTCGTCCTCCCGCCCATCGTCAGCGGCATGGTGCTTCTCACCGTCGTCGGCCCCGGCACGTTTCTCGGAGACCTCGGGGCGTCGGCCGGCGTTCCCCTCACCCGCTCGCTCGCCGGCGTCGTGTTGGCCCAGACGTTCGTCGCCTCGCCGTTCGTCGTCGTCACGGCGAAGTCGGCCTTCGAGGGCGTTGACCGGAGCCTCGAACACGCCTCGCGGTCGCTCGGGAAGAGCCGTCTGTCGACTGTTCGGCGCGTGACGCTCCCGCTAGCGTGGCCGGGCGTCGTCGCCGGCATCACGCTCGCGTTCGCCCGCTCGATGGGCGAGTTCGGGGCGACCATCATGCTCGCGTACTACCCGCGGACGATGCCGGTCCAGATATGGGTCTCCTTCTCGACGCTCGGTCTGGAGAACGCCTTCCCCGTCGCCGTCGTCCTCCTCGGCGTCGCCGTCGCCACGCTCGTCGCGCTGAACGCCCTCGGCACCAATCCCTTGGAGTGA
- a CDS encoding halocyanin domain-containing protein, which produces MTDCTRRDVLAGTGALVGAGLVGGPLLARPVRAAEETDLTEWFAKTDGADAVVDATGEDEVVVKVGSPGNGGDFGFSPVAVRVDPGVTVTWEWTGAGGSHNVVAEDGSFESEYYSEAGATFSTEAPVAGVVPYACAPHSAMGMRGALVVGDAAVALPGGSGGENGPADGASDDGDAEKPSFDGWLDRTDNYDGVADRRGESEVTVEVGAMGNGGEFAFEPAAIRVDPGTTVVWEWVGTAGAYDVVDDELGYASERVRGTDHEFALAFDGDGLSKYECTTYGDRGMRGVVFVGEGPVDTLTPTGVAAVAGTTGLLAAVGAAGLRLHLRTSSQYDPNADR; this is translated from the coding sequence ATGACCGATTGCACGCGACGCGACGTGCTCGCCGGCACCGGCGCGCTGGTCGGGGCCGGACTCGTCGGCGGACCGCTCCTCGCGCGCCCGGTTCGCGCGGCGGAGGAGACGGACCTGACCGAGTGGTTCGCCAAGACCGACGGCGCCGACGCCGTCGTCGACGCCACCGGGGAGGACGAAGTGGTGGTGAAAGTGGGCTCGCCCGGCAACGGCGGCGACTTCGGGTTCTCGCCGGTCGCGGTCCGCGTCGACCCCGGCGTGACCGTGACGTGGGAGTGGACGGGGGCGGGCGGCAGCCACAACGTCGTCGCCGAGGACGGGTCGTTCGAGTCCGAGTACTACTCGGAAGCGGGTGCGACGTTCTCGACCGAGGCGCCCGTCGCGGGCGTCGTCCCCTACGCCTGCGCGCCCCACTCGGCGATGGGGATGCGGGGCGCACTCGTCGTCGGCGACGCCGCGGTAGCGCTGCCCGGCGGGTCCGGAGGGGAGAACGGACCCGCCGACGGCGCGAGCGACGACGGCGACGCGGAGAAACCGTCGTTCGACGGCTGGTTGGACAGGACAGATAACTACGACGGCGTCGCGGACCGCCGCGGCGAGTCGGAGGTGACGGTCGAAGTGGGGGCGATGGGCAACGGCGGCGAGTTCGCCTTCGAACCGGCCGCGATACGCGTCGACCCCGGCACGACAGTCGTCTGGGAGTGGGTCGGGACAGCCGGCGCCTACGACGTGGTGGACGACGAACTCGGCTACGCGAGCGAACGGGTCCGCGGGACGGACCACGAGTTCGCCCTCGCGTTCGACGGCGACGGCCTCTCGAAGTACGAGTGCACGACGTACGGCGACCGCGGGATGCGCGGCGTCGTCTTCGTCGGCGAGGGGCCGGTGGACACGCTCACGCCGACGGGCGTCGCCGCCGTCGCCGGGACGACCGGACTGCTCGCGGCCGTCGGGGCCGCCGGGCTCAGACTCCACCTCCGGACGTCGTCGCAGTACGACCCGAACGCCGACCGCTGA